The following DNA comes from Scomber scombrus chromosome 7, fScoSco1.1, whole genome shotgun sequence.
TCGGTGGCAGGAGAGACAGTGGAGATGCGGAGACACTGTGAAGCAGGAGTAGACTGGGCTGAGCTGGTAGGACCCTGGAGTGACCAACCTAGTCGTGTACAGATGCCGATAGGACCACCTGATGGGCCTGCGCGTACTGACTGTACAGGGACCAAGAGGTGTGGCATATCTGAACCTATCAGAAGCAGTGGCTGGGCATGGTCGACTGGCGGCAAGGGCAGGCCGCGGAGGTGTTTGTACCGTTTCTGTAGTGCTGCCACTGGGTAGGAGTGTTCAGTAAGGCTCAGGCCTTCTGCGGTGAAGGCCTAGTGGATACGGAACTTCAAGGAGGGCATACACATTAGAGAAAGGTCAAAGGAGACGGAGCTACCCTGGAGCTGTTCGACATGTTGTTGGTCTGTCTGTATATGGAGAGTCTCTGGCTGCCCGGAAAGGTTCAGGTGCCGAACAGCTTGAGGAAGAACGATACTTTGTTCGGAGCCGTCGTCCAAGACAGCATAGGTCTCCAACGCTTCGTCGCCATTTCTTAGTATGACCTTAACAACCTTTAACATCACCTGTTGTGGCCGGTTGGGCCGGTTGAGGTAGACCTTAACAGATGGTGTAGTCACCATGTTGATGGTGGACCGGGTCTGCTGGACGGTGTCGTGCAAAATGTTGGGGTGCTGCTCTTAACATGTCTTGCAGGGGCGCTTAAAAGTACAGGCCTCTGGAGCATGGTTGCACCCACACTTCCAGCACCGTTTACCATCCTGGATCCATTTCACAACTTGACTGGTGGACAGCTTCTTGAAGTTGTCACAATTATTCAAGAAGTGCTCCTTATTATCACGATGGGGACAATATGGCTTGGACTTAAAGGCAGCTGTAGAGCGAACAGGTTCTGAAGGATTGGCGACTTCTCCAGCATTGAGAAGAATGGTTGTGGTCTTCTCTTTATAGTGAGTGATGCGGTCTTTCTTGACTGGCTTGAGTGCGTCACACTGATATCTAATATTAGTTATGTACTTTTaatgacaaatattttaatatttgaaaaccCATAAGTAAATCAGAACTTATAAAGGCTGAAATATTAAGTGTGGTACTACCACTGATCATGGGCACCTGgttttgttttaaccctttcatgcatagtggtcactacagtagacagctattcaaaagctgttttcttatgcatggattttgatggcatagttgcacttcagccaccacaATGGACACTAGTGCGTAATGATACACTACCAGTTCATCTGCAGTAacttttttggttgtaaatcagttgatttatgttattataatgtaatttgcagtttttgtaataaaaacaatatttgaaCAGATTAATTCCACTATATGAGtaacagtttttatattttgcagAGGTCAAGCGCAGTGCCTTGAGTAGtcagcatagactgtatataagaaatggacgtaacatccgtgacgtcacccattgttTTGTGGAGTGCTGCTctgaagccaatagtttcggatctgggcagcgccatcttgaaaatttctggtgcatgccgggaaaaataaaaacacggattctacttatatgggcgtCAGgcggggcatgaggcgccctcctgaaccggCGAActaatcaacctgtcaatcacgacgtagccacgccctaatgcataccctgctttattgtcaaatataaagtcagggaggccaaaatttcaaaaatgaacatcatactgcattgaagatggctttaaactagcaattgagatcataaacacaatttgaaaatgtttactgaggttaaaatcaagtgagaagttggtgaattctccattgacttgtatataGACGGAAGttcttttgacaccaaaacagttgccccctggtggccttttgatagaatgcagttttaagttacttccgtgttggcatcatttcagaggaccggaactccccgcctggtagtCAGGAGCAAGGTTCACCATTATTTCATTGCATTTAAGGGTAatataatatgttaaaaatTGAGGTTAGGAGGAGTACTTCCTGCCCTACAAAGAACTGATgctagaaacagaaacagtgtaTTACCTAGAGTAAACAGTGGTACATTGTCATTGCTTCAGGTTACACACCCGCCTTGGCTTGTGCCCCCAACAAAGATGTGGCAGACTGCCTAGCCCTCATCCTGGCCATCATGATGCCTTTGCACCCCAGCACCTACCCTCCTTTTCAGTGCCATTAACCACTATACCACCAGCCCCTCCAAGAGCATCACCTTCGATAGCCTGCCCAGTAGTTAAGTGTTTCTTTACTGGAAATGATAATATAGCCAAAAGCCAGCCGCTATCTTATCTATGTTTTTGTAGTGACATGAGGAGGTATCATCGAAATAACTTCTCATTTTAACTAAATGAATCAAATGTTTCTGTTGTCCTCAGAAATCATATCTTCGTGGACTCAGTGTCACAATTCTGATTTCATGCGcacaggaaaagaggaaagagaccACTCCTTGATTTCTGTACTATGAACTCTACTGAcacatcctttccttcctgcacaaagaaaaggaaagtaaTTTCTCTTGAAATTCAGTTTGCAAGGAAGTGTTTTTAGTTCGTAAACAGCTGATCACCCATACAGCAGCTTCATCAGGTAAGATATTGCTGACACTACATTATACAACAAATGTTGGTTCAGTACATTTTCTTGTATTCTCAGTTAAGCAATTCTGGATATTTGGTTTGGATATGGGCTCACTGCAGGATTTatcattgtttgtttggctgAGACTGATTGGttagaaagaatgaaaaaagagtgCAGACAATTCATACAATTACGTAAAAGGAAATACTATAAAATAGTTTATGTATCatgttgtttaatgtgtaattttatAACAAGCTTGTAACTCATATGTAGTCCTTTAATatgtcatattttgtttatGTCACTTAATGTCACTTAAACATCCCACAGTACAATACAACAGGAACAAGTCAGAGAAGTATGGAGAACGAGAGAAAGATGATGATGTTCTGTCTGCTTTTGGCAGGTAAGATGATTAGTTGTCCCTTTGTTTCAAATCTCCTTCCTGTATACATCCCAATTAAACTCCCAGAAGTCATTTGTATCTTTGCATCTTCTGTTACTCTCTTTCAGCTATTAGCAGCCCTGTGTTTACTGGAGAGTGGAAGGCCTCTGTTGCCAAAAACCTTGACGCCCTGGTTACATCCTGTGTCGTGATACCCTGTTCATTTACCCATGCTATAAATGAGCTGCCCCACTCCAGACTCAGGGGGATCTGGCATCGTTCAACAGAAAAAGAACAACGCATCTATCATGAGGATCAGACGACGATCTTGGAAAACTTTCACAGCCGCACAAGGTTATTGGGAAATTTGGGCCAGGGTAACTGCACCTTGGAAATGATTGAAATTAAAGATCATGACAATGGCCCTTACTGTTTTCGGGTTGAATTGATAACAGGGACTGAAACATCCAAAACTGACAAGTTCTCCTTTGTTGACAGTTGTGTCaactttaaaatgatcagtATGTCACCAACTTTCGAACAATCCATGAATTTATAGCAATTTTCTATGTTACAACAATGTGCCCTTTTCTTTATCTCTgacttgtttagtttttttcattgaTAGCTGAACCCCCAAAACCAACTCTGATTCCACCAAAGACAGCCATTCAAGGTCATCCTTACACCATCACCTGTTTAGTCCGCCATACCTGCCCCTCCCATATACCTCAACTCACATGGAGTAGAGGCACTGCAAAGGAGATCCTTGAGGTTCACAGAGAAATTCATCAAGGTACCTGGGAGGCTCAATCCAATCTGACGTTCATCCCTGAGGAGAAGGATAACCACACAGACATCACCTGCACTGCTggattttttggaggggggAAATCCACTGAAAAAACTTACGCTTCATGTAAAACGTGAGATTccatttgttcatttatttagtaGGGAATGTTTTGTGATCCTTTTAAACTTAGTACTGGGAGGGGTCATATTGAAGGTAATATACGTCCATGATGACAAAGTAATGCTTCTATTTATTACATGAACAGTCACTCATTTGCTTAATAAGCATGACACTGAAGACATTGATATCAGCTTCAGTGTAGCTCATCATAATATCAACATATAATCTCATACTAACATTACTTGTATTGTTTCGAATATCCATTATTTTAAAGCACTTACTGGATGTTTTCTCAGCTCTTTTTGTGCAATTAAGGATGACTTTCTTATTTATGAATTTTATCTATTTGCAGGTCCAGAAAACTATAACCACATCAACCTTCCTGCAGTAGTGGGAATCGGCATCGCTGTGATCTTCGCAGGCCTCTGTATtttcatgatgaaaaaatacaaGTGAGTGATTTCATTTCACTGACATACACTGATAGACACAGTACATCAGATCAGCAATaacatctctcctctcatttcctgtttcatttttatctgacaaaaaaatgaataaataaaagtaaatcaaaTCTCCAGAATAGGGGTGATTTATGCCTGCAACTGTCAGGGAAGGGAATAAGGAAGCAGTTAGTTGTTACTACATAAGAGTACAGATGTAGAGGTAACACACTACATTACAAACCTGATAGGTAAACCCTGTAATGCTGAAAATCCCGAAGTTCAATTCTTCCTAACCTCTAATTACAGAGTAGGTCTGAGTTGAGTGGGGTTAGGGGAACTGGGACTAGATCTTTGGTCTTCCTGCCATGTGGAGATAGTAGTAGTGTTCTCCTAATACACAGGTACAGCTCTATCTGTCACACTAGCGATGCATATTCAAACAGAACGTAACATGTTCTTAAAGCAAACCACATCCTTGTGCTGCACTTGATTACCCTGCTCAATGTCTGTGACATGGTTTCAATGCAAGCGTCAGGAAGTAAACAGCCTAGAAACGGAGCTGTGTCTGAGAAAAGTTCAGCTCATAACGGTGCACCACATTGCACTGCGCAGTGCTGCATGCCAGTTAGGACACTCcaatagaaaacaaagcaaactgaTTTTATGGATAATGCTCACTCACATCGCATTCAATTAGGACACGGTGTAAACTGCTTAGCAGGGTTTTGGGACAGGAGTCGAAATCCACTCATCCTGAGAGTAAATTTAatttgcattgtttttaaaaatctccatttttgcatgcattttttctgtctctgttttcatttctgATCATATCTTCATAAATTCAATGCCACAACTCAGATTTTATGCAAACAGGAAAGCAACCAATCCTTGATTTCTGTAAAATCAACTCTCCTGACACTGCCTCTTCCTCCCtgcaaaaagagacagaaagacattgCTCTTGAAATTCAGTCAGTTTGCAGTTCTTTCCGTTGCCTTTCTCACCTCGGAGGTGACCAAAACTGGCTTTTGATTTTGGGGAGTTGATtgctacagaaaaaaacaataagtaaATTGATCTATTTTACAGTTAATGGCAGTTGGTCACTCTCACTCCAGGCAGGAGGCAGTGTTAGGGGTGTTTTTATCTTCACAGATATTTTAGCAACTAGTATTGTGTTGTTTCAACTACAAACTTTCACACTGCATTGCATCACTAATCTGACAAGTTTATTCATGTTAGTTTTGATAAGCTTCTATTTACATATCAGATATCATCAGATATagttttttgttctcttttttctaTGCTCGAAACAGGAAGAGAGTCTAAACATGACAAGTGAAAAACAGAATTTCACTGCTATAGGTGAGAAGTTTCTTTCATTAATTATGTACAATCAACACTTTAACCACATTTAactgaaatgtgcatttttaaagaaatagttcaaagttgcattcatatttttttgtccAACATAAAAGGCAAAGAAATCAAAGTCAAACTGGTCAACATACAGCCGCTGCTTACACAActagcagacacagagcaacattgtCTCATCGGACATCTGATCACAAGTCTTGGCATTTAATActcaatattttattatgtaataaTTCTGCTCTCATCGTGACTGGATCTCAGTACACAGTCCAAAAACGTAAAAACAGGCCACAGATGTCTGAGAACTGCAGAGAGTTGTGTGATAATTCTTTATGGGTTTGTTTCTAAACGTTaccattttgaacattttcacattacagtaaataacaataactttatttaaatagcacattttaacaactgaatttttaaaaagtgatttacggtagaaaacaaaaatgaataattaaaatgaataaaatccaaaatgtaaaaatcaagaTAAAGTCATTGAAAACAGTTACATGAGTGAGTAGTTAAAGTTAGATCAAAGCCATGAGATGAAAATGAgttaaaaagagatttaaaggaGGATACTGAGTTTGCCTGTCTGAGaccatttgttgtgtttgttttttcttctttcagatAATCAAAGCAAAGGCAGTGGACAAACTTCTGAAATGCTCAAACCCGACCTGCATCCTacagtttgtttctttgtttttcaacTGACATTAAACCAAAAAGCCcatttttgttgtattattcATATATCAGCTTCAGAGAAATACCATTACCTTAATAGCAGCTTAATAAAACAGAattcacaaatacaaaatatatgatTCTGTTAACACAGCTTGAATGTTTCAGCAGCACTATTTTCCTGAAAAGCAGCGTTTTATAGAAGTTGCATATTATCCCTCTTTAGTAATGATGTTACTTTCTTATATCATCACACAAGTTCAGCATTCCTGAGGACAAAATGCACGTTTTTGTTGTTAAGGCCATACCAGGAAAACTATGCAGCAAGCCATGACAGGATGCACTGTCTTGTGTCTTTTGCCATAAATTCTatatttatgaagcttatgcatttacagttttgtttgttttttctcagaaaggtgataattttACTTaatgttcctaataaagtgggTATAAGTGTATGtgctgattgatttttttctctattgattattgtttttgttgttgtttcattttcattttctgtctggGGTTTGCAGTCCTCACATTCAAGGAATATATTCAGATCTGTTGTGCCATTCTGCCTTAGGGGTAATAGATTATTTGTAACCTGCCCGTGAGAGTTACACTGGGAGGTGTAACACtgatttgactttattttgttttatttattgttgtttcaaAGAAACTGCTAGTCACaattatattattcatttattttactattttttttgtttctttaatagAATGCATATATATTGGCTTCATTCAAACTTGGAATTCTTATTGAAAACTTCATAGAGGTGATTTCTCCAGAATAGGGGCGATTTATGCCTGCAACTGTCAGGGAAGGGAATAAGGAAGCAGTTAGGTGTTACTACATAAGAGTACAGATGTAGAGGTAACACACTACATCACAAACCTGACAGGTAAACCCTGTGATGTTGAAAATACTGAAGTTCAACTCTTCCTAACCTCATATTACAAAGAAGGTCTAAGTTGAGTGGGGTTGGGTGAACTGGGACTAGATCCTTGGTCTTCCTGCCATATGGAGATAGTAGCAGTTTTCTCCTACTACACAGGTACAGTTTCTAAACAAAGAAGCACTAATTTTAGCCCTGAGTTGTTCAGATGTGTCATTTAACCAACAAAGTTAAACTTCAAATTCATAGCGTTGAACTATTTACAACTCATTTAAGTTCTcgtcaaaaacagacaaaatacatCATTTACATGTGTTTCCTATTTGTTTtcttaacataaaaaatacatatagtACCACAAAGTTTATAATCAGATACAGGTATAGATCAGCAGTGTTTCCTGTAGGATTTTTTTCAGCAGCAGGGTTTTTGAACCTGGGTGGTGCAGTATGTCAGTGATCAGAGGAGGAAACAAcaatatgtaattaaaaaataagaaatgaacTACACTTTACTGCAAGCAAACTTAAGAACATTtatctgcatttatttttaggCAATATATACCCACAATGTGTAGAGGcaaattgtaatgtttcagtttaAAACGTTTATGCATAGTACTTGCTGCAATAAGTTTGGACTTTTTAAACAGAACAGTATTATATTGCGATATTTAGATGTTTCTTTACTGGAAATGACAATATAGCCAACATCAACTTAGTCAGAAACTTGGTGATATCCCTCCAGCCAGCTGCTACCTTATCTATGTTTTTGTAGTGACATCATTGAGATAATTCCACTCACCCTGAAAAAAATCTACTCACCCTGAGAGTAAATATCACTtgcattgttttttaaacatttgtaattttgCATGCCTTTTTTCTCTTGCCCCCAGAGGTCATATCTTCATAAACTCAATGCCACAACTTAGATGTCATGCACATAGAAAAGAGACCACACCTTCATTTCTGCACCATCAACTCTACTGACACTGCCTCGTCCTTCCTgcacaaagaaacagaaagacattACTCTTGAAATTCAGTTTGCAGTTGTTTCCATTGCCTTTAGAGTTTGTATCTTTGTCGAATCTAGAAAAGCACACCACATCCCATTATTCAGAAGGAAGTGTTTTTAGTTCATAAACAGCTGATCACCCAGACAGCAGCTTCATCAGGTAAGATATTGCTGACACTacattataaaacaaatgttgtttcagtacatttttttgtattctcaGTTAAACAATTCTGGATATTTAGTTTGGATATGGGCTCACTGCaggattttatttatcattgtttgtttggctgATTAGATTTATTTCTTCAAAGTATGTGAGACTGATTGGTTAGAGTGAAAAGAGTGCAGACAATTCATACAATTATGTAAAAGGAAATACTTCTGATGAGGAATTTTAAATAGTTTATGTATCATGTTGTTTAACGTGTAATTTTATAACAAGCTTGTAACTCATATGTAGTCCtttaatgtgttatattttgttttatgtcaCTTAATGTCACTTTAACATCCCACAGTACAATACACCAGTAACAAGTCAGAGAAGTATGGAGAACGAGAGAAAGATGATGATGTTCTGTCTGCTTTTGGCAGGTAAGATAATTAGTTGTCCCTTTGTTTCAAATCTCCTTCCTGTATACATCCCAGTTAAACTACCAGAAGTCATTTGTATCTTTGCATCTTCTGTTACTCTCTTGCAGCTATTAGCAGCCCTGTGTTTACTGGAGAGTGGAAGGCCTCTGTTGCCAAAAACCTTGATGCCCTTGTTACATCCTGTGTCGTGATACCCTGTTCATTTACCCATGCTAAAGATGAGCTGCCCAGCTCCAGACTCAGGGGGATCTGGCATCGTTCAACAGACCGAGATCAATGCGTCTATCACGATGACAAGACAAAGATCTTGGAAAATTTCCGTGGCCGCACAAAGTTGTTGGGAAATTTGGGCCAGGGCAGCTGCACCTtggaaatgactgaaattaGAGATGTTGACAATGGCCCTTACTGTTTTCGGGTTGAATTAGTAACAACAGGGACTAAAACATCCAAAACTGACAAGCTCTCCTTTGTTGAGGATTGTGTCaactttaaaatgatcagtATGTCACCAACTTTCCAACAATTCTTAAATCTATACCAGTTTTCTATGTAACAACGATGTGcctctttctttatctctgacttgtccttttatttcatttacagcTGAACCTCCAAAACCAACTCTGATTCCACCAAAGACAGCCGTTCAAGGTCATCCCTACACCATCACCTGTTTAGTCCGCCATACCTGCCCCTCCCATATACCTCAACTCACATGGAGTAGAGGCACTGCAGAGGAGATCCTTGAGGTTCACAGAGAAATTCATCAAGGTACCTGGGAGGCTCAGTCCACTCTGACTTTCATCACTGAGGAGAAGGATGACCACACAGACATCACCTGCACTGCTGGATTTTTTGGAGGGAGAACATCCACTGAACAACTTACACTTTATGTAAAACGTGAGATTccatttgttcatttatttagtaGGAAATGTTATGTGATCCTTTTAAACTTAGTACTGGGAGGGGTCATATTTAAGGTAATATAGGTCCATGATGACAAAGTAATGCTTCTATTTATTACCTGAACAGACACTAATTTGCTTAATAAGCATGACACTGAAGACATTGATATCAGCTACAATGTAGCTCATCATAATATCAACATATAATCTCATACTAACATTACTTGTATTGTTTAGAATATCCATTATTTTAAGGCACATACTGGATGTTTTCTCAGCTCTTTTTTTGCAATTAAGGATGAATTTCTCATTTATAAATTGTATCTATTTGCAGGTACCGAAAACTATAACCACATCATCATTCCTGCAGTAGTGGGGA
Coding sequences within:
- the LOC133983708 gene encoding myelin-associated glycoprotein-like, with amino-acid sequence MENERKMMMFCLLLAAISSPVFTGEWKASVAKNLDALVTSCVVIPCSFTHAKDELPSSRLRGIWHRSTDRDQCVYHDDKTKILENFRGRTKLLGNLGQGSCTLEMTEIRDVDNGPYCFRVELVTTGTKTSKTDKLSFVEDCVNFKMITEPPKPTLIPPKTAVQGHPYTITCLVRHTCPSHIPQLTWSRGTAEEILEVHREIHQGTWEAQSTLTFITEEKDDHTDITCTAGFFGGRTSTEQLTLYVKRTENYNHIIIPAVVGIGTAVIFAGLCIFMMKKYKNRIAELQSQEGTVWNRLSRLSRR